A single window of Halotalea alkalilenta DNA harbors:
- the cobM gene encoding precorrin-4 C(11)-methyltransferase: MSVHFIGAGPGAFDLITVRGRDLLALCPVCLYAGSTVDVRMLDYCPAGARKIDTAPLDLAAIEAEYLRAWERGEEVARLHSGDLSIYSALAEQLRVLERLGIPYTLTPGVPAFAAAAAALGRELTVPEVAQSLVLTRLSGRASRMPASETLENFARSGATLAIHLAIHRLSEVVERLRPFYGDECPAAVVYRASWPEERLVEARLDRIEAELAEAPIERSALILVGPALGVGEFRASALYQAGYCRRFR; the protein is encoded by the coding sequence ATGAGCGTGCACTTCATCGGCGCCGGTCCCGGCGCTTTCGATCTGATCACGGTGCGAGGACGTGACCTGCTCGCCCTTTGCCCGGTGTGTCTCTACGCCGGGTCGACGGTCGATGTTCGCATGCTCGACTACTGCCCGGCGGGGGCTCGCAAGATCGACACCGCGCCGCTCGATCTCGCCGCGATAGAAGCCGAGTACCTGCGCGCCTGGGAGCGTGGGGAAGAGGTCGCCCGGCTCCATTCGGGGGATCTGTCGATCTACAGCGCGCTCGCCGAACAGCTCCGGGTGCTCGAGCGCCTTGGCATTCCCTACACCCTGACGCCAGGAGTGCCGGCCTTCGCCGCTGCAGCCGCCGCGCTTGGGCGCGAGCTGACCGTGCCCGAGGTCGCCCAGAGCCTGGTGTTGACCCGGCTTTCCGGGCGCGCATCCAGGATGCCGGCTAGCGAGACGCTTGAAAACTTTGCCCGCAGCGGCGCGACGCTGGCTATTCATCTGGCCATTCACCGGCTCTCAGAGGTGGTCGAGCGGCTGCGGCCATTTTACGGAGACGAGTGTCCGGCCGCAGTGGTCTATCGTGCGAGCTGGCCGGAAGAGCGGCTGGTCGAGGCGCGGCTCGACCGTATCGAAGCCGAGCTCGCCGAAGCACCGATCGAACGTAGCGCGCTGATCCTGGTGGGCCCCGCGCTGGGAGTAGGCGAGTTTCGCGCCAGCGCCCTCTACCAGGCCGGCTATTGCCGCCGGTTTCGTTGA